The proteins below are encoded in one region of Persephonella sp.:
- the lspA gene encoding signal peptidase II — MNKRLILFFGIVIGVIGLDLITKELAVKYLSDIERIIIIPNYFDLTLVWNRGAAFGIFGQAPEYIRKLILIGASSVAAVLTIAYAYFRNAKLSTFELVALALIAGGAIGNLYDRIFIGKVRDFLDVHIYSHHWPAFNIADSAITIGIGLFVVYELFFKKRS, encoded by the coding sequence ATGAACAAAAGGCTTATTTTATTTTTTGGAATAGTTATTGGTGTAATAGGCTTAGACCTTATAACAAAAGAACTGGCTGTAAAATATCTGTCCGATATAGAAAGGATCATTATTATTCCAAACTATTTTGACCTTACACTTGTCTGGAATAGGGGAGCTGCTTTTGGGATATTCGGACAGGCGCCTGAATATATCAGAAAACTGATACTCATTGGTGCTTCGTCTGTAGCAGCCGTTTTAACTATAGCTTATGCATATTTTAGGAATGCAAAATTATCAACCTTTGAACTCGTTGCTCTTGCTTTAATTGCAGGAGGTGCTATTGGAAACCTTTATGACAGGATTTTTATCGGGAAGGTAAGGGACTTTTTAGATGTTCATATTTATTCACACCACTGGCCTGCATTTAATATTGCTGATAGTGCAATCACAATAGGTATCGGATTATTTGTGGTCTATGAATTATTTTTCAAAAAAAGGTCATAA
- the tatA gene encoding twin-arginine translocase TatA/TatE family subunit, which produces MFGGIGIPELLLIFGILLLLFGAKKLPEIGKGLGEGIRSFKNSLSGEEEEKEEKVVKTKEIESEIKEEKKVETTEKEKAEA; this is translated from the coding sequence ATGTTTGGTGGTATAGGAATTCCTGAACTTTTACTTATATTTGGAATACTGTTATTGCTATTCGGTGCAAAAAAACTGCCTGAAATAGGAAAAGGACTTGGAGAAGGAATAAGAAGTTTTAAAAACTCACTCAGCGGTGAAGAGGAGGAAAAAGAAGAAAAAGTTGTTAAAACTAAAGAGATTGAATCTGAAATAAAAGAAGAAAAAAAAGTAGAAACTACTGAAAAGGAAAAAGCTGAAGCTTAA
- a CDS encoding TraR/DksA family transcriptional regulator, giving the protein MDIEKIREELLKKRAEILESLANNNNEDLNEKSGVEDAADVVTSELSRETIYKLSQAERETLFQIDIALKKIENGTYGVCEECGAPIGEKRLQAIPWVRLCIDCSQNEEVMKSFSNRSDDLGFYHIIPGTMEDEDTGKIPE; this is encoded by the coding sequence ATGGATATTGAAAAAATCAGGGAAGAACTTCTGAAAAAAAGAGCTGAAATCCTTGAGTCACTTGCAAACAACAACAATGAAGACCTCAATGAAAAAAGCGGTGTTGAAGATGCAGCTGATGTTGTTACCTCTGAACTAAGTAGAGAAACCATTTATAAACTTTCTCAGGCAGAAAGAGAAACATTATTTCAGATTGATATAGCACTCAAAAAGATAGAAAACGGAACCTATGGTGTTTGTGAAGAATGTGGTGCTCCAATCGGAGAGAAAAGACTGCAAGCGATACCATGGGTTAGATTATGCATAGATTGCAGCCAGAATGAAGAAGTCATGAAATCTTTCTCTAACAGGTCTGATGACCTTGGATTTTATCATATTATTCCAGGAACTATGGAAGACGAGGACACAGGAAAAATACCTGAGTAA
- a CDS encoding DUF2281 domain-containing protein: MKKINLDKLPEEAKKELIDFYEFLLQNYAKKKIRKTIDEIIPKKVKPFKPLKREEIYDR, from the coding sequence ATGAAGAAAATAAATTTAGATAAGCTTCCGGAAGAAGCAAAAAAGGAATTGATAGATTTTTATGAATTTTTACTTCAAAATTACGCTAAAAAAAAGATAAGAAAAACAATTGATGAAATTATTCCTAAAAAAGTAAAACCTTTCAAACCCCTTAAAAGAGAAGAAATATATGATAGATAA
- a CDS encoding redoxin domain-containing protein has translation LYEADGRKISLSNLLGENKYVLLYFTSSEEKSRCDRSGCPLKENLERLMEYDVIPVLIDKDPIEEHKRFKHEHGIKFLMLSDPTMETIKGYGVYEKVNVHGIEKEKIVSTAFLINPEGRIVHVWEPKRIEKSIDDIINAIKKLKGM, from the coding sequence TTTATACGAAGCTGACGGCAGAAAAATAAGTTTAAGCAACTTATTAGGAGAAAATAAATATGTTCTTCTTTATTTTACATCTTCAGAAGAAAAAAGCAGATGTGATAGAAGTGGATGTCCTTTAAAGGAAAACCTTGAGAGATTAATGGAGTATGATGTTATTCCTGTTTTAATTGATAAAGATCCTATAGAAGAACATAAAAGATTTAAACATGAACATGGTATAAAATTTTTAATGCTAAGTGACCCTACAATGGAAACTATTAAAGGATATGGAGTTTATGAAAAAGTTAATGTCCACGGTATTGAAAAAGAAAAAATAGTAAGCACAGCATTTTTAATAAATCCTGAAGGTAGAATAGTTCATGTCTGGGAGCCAAAAAGAATTGAAAAGTCTATTGATGATATAATTAACGCTATTAAAAAATTGAAAGGAATGTAA
- the secA gene encoding preprotein translocase subunit SecA: MIGYVFKKIFGTKNEREIKKLKPIVQKINQIEKELDQLSNKEIREKSLQLIEKVRSDKELSDAITRGEIVDILPEAFALVKEAAKRTLGLRPFDVQLIGALALHKGNVAEMKTGEGKTLVASIAIYLNALTGKGVHLVTVNDYLAKRDAVWMGSIYKFLGLDVGVINTNHQSFKVEWVDEDKFNEAIEKDMRVWPKEFEGELLPSEKYNIEARKNFFTHAVEAERREAYEADITYGTNNEFGFDYLRDNMVFSIDQVVQVKGHHFAIVDEVDSILIDEARTPLIISGPSGEDVSIYYMADAFVKTLVPEEDFIVDEKNKTAVLTEKGAEKAEKYFNLENLYDPKNIDILHAITQSLRANTLFHRDVDYVVKDGQVIIVDEFTGRLMPGRRWSDGLHQAIEAKEGVKIEAENQTLASITFQNYFRMYDKLAGMTGTAETEAEEFKEIYGLDVLVIPTNKPVIRKDYPDLVYKTKKEKFEAALKEIEELHKQGRPILVGTASIETSEQLSALLKKRGIKHHVLNAKHHEKEAEIIAQAGRIGAVTIATNMAGRGTDILLGGNPEFLAKEILKKKGLTPEEATEEQFKEALKEAQKITAEEKKKVIELGGLAVIGTERHESRRIDNQLRGRAGRQGDPGSSRFYLSLEDDLLRLFGGEKLKNLMDRLKIPEGEPIESSMVTKAIENAQKRIEAQNFQIRKRLLEFDDVMNRQRQVIYSLRRDILAGANLKDELKQWFYDVALYYIDKYAPAEEYQEKWDFDELEKTFKEWLNVDIKIPREQEWDRKELEEFIFSEVEKVYNQKEEYYGSGLMREFERYITLQVLDNLWKEHLHLLDRLRESVYLRGYAQRDPLVEYKKEAFNLFEDMLFRLKQHSLEYLFKTDITSEEEVEEEKKKLEEETQKLLEEAELSTQEEEEKAKKKKKKKVIKYKNRIERRKKKKSK, from the coding sequence ATGATAGGTTATGTATTTAAAAAGATTTTTGGAACAAAAAATGAAAGGGAAATAAAAAAATTAAAACCAATTGTCCAGAAAATAAATCAGATAGAAAAAGAATTAGACCAGCTTTCCAATAAAGAAATCAGAGAAAAAAGCCTTCAGCTAATAGAAAAAGTCCGTTCAGATAAAGAGCTTAGCGATGCAATTACCAGAGGAGAAATAGTAGATATACTCCCTGAAGCATTTGCTTTAGTAAAAGAAGCAGCAAAAAGGACGCTCGGTCTTAGGCCTTTTGATGTCCAGCTTATAGGTGCTTTAGCCCTTCATAAGGGTAATGTTGCCGAGATGAAAACAGGGGAAGGTAAAACCCTTGTTGCATCTATAGCAATATATCTAAATGCACTTACCGGGAAAGGCGTCCATCTGGTAACTGTTAACGATTATCTGGCAAAAAGGGACGCCGTATGGATGGGTTCTATTTATAAATTTCTGGGACTTGATGTTGGGGTCATTAATACAAATCATCAGTCATTTAAGGTTGAGTGGGTAGATGAAGACAAATTCAACGAAGCCATTGAAAAAGATATGAGGGTCTGGCCAAAGGAATTTGAGGGAGAACTTCTTCCATCAGAAAAATACAACATAGAGGCAAGGAAAAATTTCTTTACCCATGCTGTTGAGGCAGAAAGAAGAGAAGCCTATGAAGCAGATATAACCTATGGAACAAACAATGAGTTTGGATTTGATTATCTAAGGGATAATATGGTCTTTTCCATAGACCAGGTTGTTCAGGTAAAAGGACATCACTTTGCAATTGTTGACGAAGTTGATTCAATTCTGATTGATGAAGCACGAACACCACTTATTATTTCAGGACCATCTGGTGAAGATGTTTCTATTTACTATATGGCAGATGCTTTTGTTAAAACCCTTGTTCCTGAAGAAGACTTTATAGTTGATGAAAAAAATAAAACTGCAGTTTTAACAGAGAAAGGAGCAGAAAAAGCAGAAAAATACTTTAATCTAGAAAACCTGTATGACCCTAAAAATATAGACATACTCCATGCTATAACCCAGTCTCTCAGGGCAAATACCCTGTTCCACAGGGATGTTGATTATGTGGTAAAAGATGGACAGGTAATCATTGTTGATGAATTTACAGGTCGTCTTATGCCCGGTAGAAGATGGTCTGATGGACTGCATCAGGCAATAGAAGCAAAAGAAGGGGTAAAAATAGAGGCAGAAAACCAGACCTTAGCTTCAATCACATTCCAGAATTACTTCCGTATGTATGATAAGCTCGCAGGTATGACAGGAACAGCAGAAACTGAGGCTGAAGAATTCAAGGAGATTTACGGACTTGATGTTCTGGTTATTCCAACAAATAAACCTGTTATTAGAAAAGATTATCCAGACCTTGTTTATAAAACAAAGAAAGAAAAATTTGAAGCAGCCTTAAAGGAAATAGAGGAACTTCACAAGCAAGGAAGACCAATACTGGTAGGAACAGCATCAATTGAAACTTCTGAGCAGCTTTCAGCCTTGCTTAAAAAGAGGGGAATAAAACATCATGTCCTTAACGCAAAACACCATGAAAAAGAAGCTGAAATCATAGCACAGGCGGGGAGAATAGGAGCTGTAACAATAGCCACAAATATGGCAGGTAGGGGAACAGATATCCTTCTTGGTGGAAACCCTGAATTCCTTGCAAAAGAAATACTTAAGAAAAAGGGATTAACTCCGGAAGAAGCTACAGAAGAACAGTTCAAAGAAGCATTAAAAGAAGCACAAAAAATCACTGCAGAAGAAAAGAAAAAGGTTATAGAACTTGGTGGACTTGCTGTAATAGGAACAGAAAGACATGAAAGTAGAAGGATTGATAACCAGCTGAGAGGTAGAGCAGGAAGACAAGGGGATCCAGGTTCTTCAAGATTTTATCTCTCCCTTGAGGATGACCTTTTAAGGCTATTTGGTGGGGAAAAGCTTAAAAATCTTATGGACAGACTAAAAATTCCTGAAGGGGAACCTATAGAGAGTTCAATGGTAACAAAAGCCATTGAAAATGCCCAGAAAAGAATAGAAGCCCAGAACTTCCAGATTAGGAAAAGACTCCTTGAATTTGATGATGTAATGAATAGACAAAGACAGGTGATTTACTCTCTCAGGAGAGATATTCTTGCAGGAGCAAACCTTAAAGATGAGCTTAAGCAGTGGTTCTACGATGTTGCCCTTTATTACATAGACAAATATGCACCTGCAGAGGAATATCAGGAAAAATGGGATTTTGATGAACTTGAGAAAACATTTAAAGAATGGTTGAACGTTGATATAAAAATTCCAAGGGAACAAGAATGGGATAGAAAAGAATTAGAAGAGTTCATATTCTCCGAGGTTGAAAAGGTTTATAACCAGAAGGAAGAATACTATGGTTCCGGTTTGATGAGAGAATTTGAAAGATATATTACTCTGCAAGTGTTAGATAACCTGTGGAAAGAGCACCTTCACCTATTAGATAGATTAAGAGAAAGTGTATATCTCAGAGGATATGCGCAAAGAGACCCACTTGTTGAGTATAAAAAAGAAGCCTTCAATCTGTTTGAAGATATGCTATTTAGACTAAAACAACATTCCCTTGAGTATCTATTCAAAACAGATATAACTTCTGAAGAAGAGGTTGAAGAAGAAAAGAAAAAATTAGAAGAAGAAACACAAAAGCTTCTTGAAGAAGCTGAACTTTCTACACAAGAGGAAGAAGAAAAAGCCAAAAAGAAAAAGAAGAAAAAAGTTATAAAATACAAAAATAGGATTGAAAGAAGGAAAAAGAAAAAATCTAAATAA